A section of the Dermacoccus nishinomiyaensis genome encodes:
- a CDS encoding amino acid permease, with translation MDQQVGAHAVKGSASTDAPASSEGSSGLTRSLGHRTMLMIGLGSALGTGLFFGSGAAIGVAGPAAVVSYALGALLIAVIGLAMAEMATARPEPGSFGAAAGRYLGEWAGYVSRWCYWAASVIALGGEVVAAGAYLQYWWPQTSLAVFVALVALAIIVINLLSVRAFGRAEVVFSTLKVTALVAFILVALVLVLFGVPGHPATGFAHLTDHGGFMPGGMESIWLSMSIVMFAFVGVEVVPITAAEADDPRRSVRTAMRALVARLGLFYVIAVGLIVTLNAWTDVASAKGLTASPFVKAFDAVGLPAAAGIMNAVILVAALSTGNAQLYGAGRLVHSLAVDRLAPRFLARTTLRGVPLAATLVSTFGLVLAIYLAQTGVADIFTKLASIAIFSVMVTWLLALASFIAFKRRGDVDGSVHLPGGSVTAALGVVGVLAVMATAFEVDDMRQAALIGSGWVLVLLVAYLLTRAGRARARTY, from the coding sequence GTGGATCAGCAGGTCGGCGCCCACGCGGTCAAGGGCTCGGCGAGCACGGACGCCCCGGCGAGCTCAGAGGGTTCGAGTGGCCTGACGCGCAGCCTCGGGCATCGCACCATGCTGATGATCGGTCTCGGTTCGGCGCTCGGCACGGGCCTGTTCTTCGGTTCCGGCGCGGCGATCGGGGTGGCCGGCCCGGCGGCCGTCGTCAGCTATGCGCTGGGCGCGCTGCTCATCGCCGTCATCGGCCTCGCCATGGCGGAGATGGCAACCGCCCGCCCCGAGCCGGGCAGCTTCGGCGCCGCCGCGGGGCGTTACCTCGGGGAGTGGGCCGGCTACGTCTCTCGCTGGTGCTACTGGGCGGCGAGTGTCATCGCGCTCGGCGGCGAGGTCGTCGCGGCCGGCGCATATCTGCAGTACTGGTGGCCGCAGACGTCGCTCGCCGTGTTCGTCGCCCTCGTGGCGCTCGCGATCATCGTCATCAACCTGCTCTCCGTGCGCGCGTTCGGCCGCGCCGAGGTCGTCTTCTCCACGCTCAAGGTGACGGCTCTCGTCGCGTTCATCCTCGTCGCGCTCGTCCTCGTGCTGTTCGGCGTGCCCGGCCATCCCGCCACCGGGTTCGCTCACCTCACCGACCACGGCGGGTTCATGCCCGGTGGTATGGAGTCGATCTGGTTGTCGATGTCGATCGTGATGTTCGCCTTCGTCGGCGTCGAGGTCGTGCCGATCACCGCGGCCGAGGCCGACGACCCGCGCCGCAGCGTCCGCACCGCGATGCGCGCCCTCGTCGCCCGGCTGGGGTTGTTCTACGTCATCGCGGTGGGTCTCATCGTCACGCTCAACGCCTGGACCGACGTCGCGTCCGCGAAGGGCCTGACGGCGAGCCCGTTCGTCAAGGCGTTCGACGCCGTCGGGCTCCCGGCCGCCGCGGGCATCATGAACGCCGTCATCCTCGTCGCCGCGCTGTCCACGGGCAACGCGCAGCTGTACGGCGCCGGTCGGCTCGTGCACTCGCTCGCCGTCGATCGTCTCGCACCACGATTCCTCGCCCGCACGACGTTGCGGGGAGTGCCGCTCGCGGCCACGCTCGTCTCGACGTTCGGCCTCGTCCTCGCGATCTACCTCGCACAGACGGGGGTTGCCGACATCTTCACCAAGCTCGCCTCCATCGCGATCTTCTCCGTCATGGTGACGTGGCTGCTCGCCCTCGCCAGCTTCATCGCGTTCAAGCGCCGCGGCGACGTCGATGGCAGCGTCCACCTGCCCGGCGGCAGTGTGACGGCGGCGCTCGGCGTCGTCGGCGTGCTCGCCGTGATGGCCACCGCGTTCGAGGTCGACGACATGCGTCAGGCGGCGCTCATCGGCAGTGGCTGGGTCCTCGTGCTGCTCGTCGCGTACCTCCTCACGCGGGCCGGGCGAGCCCGGGCCCGTACCTACTGA